The Petrotoga sp. 9PW.55.5.1 DNA window ATAATGAAAGCTGAAAAAAACTTGTCTTTTTGTCATTTTAAGATTCCTCCTCATTAAGTATATTAACTGCTTTTATAATATCACCAACTAAATTACTAATATCAGAAAAATCATTGCCAACCAATTTTAAAATATCATCATTATCATCTGGCTTTAGCTTTTCAATCTCTAGATTATATATTTTGGATGCTGCACCACCTGTACAATTAACTGGTAAAGAAACCAATCCCAGCTTATCAGCGATTTCATATTCTTCTATAACACCATTAGCTTCAATCTCATCTTGCTTATTGCCAAATAAATAAATAGCTATCCCACATTTTTCTATCATCATATGTCTATAATCCGAATAGAACCTATGAAGTGAATCATCATCACTTGCTTCTAATGGAAATGGCATCAATGTTAGAAAATCATTGATATCTTTTGTTTTTGATGAATAACAATATCTTGCAACTCCATTAATTACAAATGTCCCAATCCCTAAGCCATATCCATTAACAATATGATATCCTTTGCTGACTAATTGATAAGCAAGCTCCGATACAAGACTTTTGCCAATATCATCACCTAACTTTGCATAATCAAAAGTACTTCCTGATATAAATATGGTTTTTCTTCTAAACTTATTGACTAATGTTTGCAGAATTTCTGTAATTTCAGAATAATCATCTATTAAACAAGTATGAATACCATATCTTTTTAAATCTTGGATTTGTAGTTCTTGCTTGATTTTAGCATATTCATCATTGTCAGATTCCCTTTTCATTACGCAATAGTGCTGACGGGTTCCATGTTCATCTAATAAAACTCTTAGTCGAGCAATGACATAATTAAAATTAGGATCAGTAAAACTAAATCCTAAAAACAAAAATGTTTTTGTCAATAAATCCCCTTCTAAGACTTCTCTAAATAGTTTCCTATCAACATATCCATAATTTTCATAATCAGTTCTTGTGAAGACTGCCTCACTTGGATA harbors:
- a CDS encoding SIR2 family protein; amino-acid sequence: MIDGEISKNFLIKKLYDSILSEELAAFIGAGFSIPAGFTGWKELLREPAIEIGLNVDKEYDLVSLAQYYCNAKNRTGIDDLITRNFVALTNPTQNHMLLAQLPISTYWTTNYDRLIEQSLEENRKLPNVKTKDEQLRGTNKSFDAVVYKMHGDASYPSEAVFTRTDYENYGYVDRKLFREVLEGDLLTKTFLFLGFSFTDPNFNYVIARLRVLLDEHGTRQHYCVMKRESDNDEYAKIKQELQIQDLKRYGIHTCLIDDYSEITEILQTLVNKFRRKTIFISGSTFDYAKLGDDIGKSLVSELAYQLVSKGYHIVNGYGLGIGTFVINGVARYCYSSKTKDINDFLTLMPFPLEASDDDSLHRFYSDYRHMMIEKCGIAIYLFGNKQDEIEANGVIEEYEIADKLGLVSLPVNCTGGAASKIYNLEIEKLKPDDNDDILKLVGNDFSDISNLVGDIIKAVNILNEEES